AAAGTTACATCTACATAAATACCATCTTCTTTTACAGCTAATCCCTCTATACATTTATTTAAAAGAACGGGCCTGTGATAACTATTCATCGTTATCCTCTTTTGACAGATCACCCATTACATCTTCTGCCAGGTCTGAAAAGTCTGCCGGTTCATCATCCAGCAATCCTTCGTATTCTTCTTTGTTCCAAATCTCTATTCTGTTTGAGTAGGCAAATAGCACTACATCTTTTTTTAAGTTTGCATATTCCATTAGTGATTTTGGAAAAAGTATTCTGTTGTTGGAATCCGGAGATAATTCTGTAGCTCCCCTGTAGAAATATCTTACAAATTGCCTGTTTTTCTTTACGTACAGGTTGAGTCTGTTAATTTCAGAACTTATTTTTTCCCACTCGTTAAAAGGATAAAGAACCAAATGTTTCTCAAAGCCACGATTTACAACAAACCGATCCCGGGCCTCCGGAAGCAACTGTTTGTTCAGTCCGGAGGGAATCATGAGACGCCCTTTGGCATCTACTTTGCATTCATATTCCCCAAGAAACCTGGTCATTTTTTATCGTTTAAGAGTAAATTTATAATATTTTTCCCACAATTTCCCACTTTCTCCCACAAAATTATACAAAAAAAATTACTAGTACATAGTGGAATGAAAGATATCCTG
The Chitinophagaceae bacterium genome window above contains:
- the mraZ gene encoding division/cell wall cluster transcriptional repressor MraZ; this translates as MTRFLGEYECKVDAKGRLMIPSGLNKQLLPEARDRFVVNRGFEKHLVLYPFNEWEKISSEINRLNLYVKKNRQFVRYFYRGATELSPDSNNRILFPKSLMEYANLKKDVVLFAYSNRIEIWNKEEYEGLLDDEPADFSDLAEDVMGDLSKEDNDE